GcactaatgctctctctccctctctctcttttttctgtgTTCCTCCCCTTCCTGTATTTctctatttgaattttttctgttctttctctggtcctctgttgtttccttcttgttTTCTCCCTAAATGTCAATGTCTGTTGCCATGTGGTCTTCCTTAATCttctcctctgtttttctttcttccctttttttttttttttcttttttgagatggagtctcactctgtcacccaggctggagtgcagtggcacgatttcggctcactgcaacctccacctcccaggttcaagcgattctcatgcctcagttttgcaggtagctgagattacagatgcctgcacctagcttatttttgtatttttagtagagacagggtttcaccatgttggccaggctggtcttgaactcctgacctcaagtgttccccctgcctcggcctcccaaagtgctgggattacaggcatgaaccaccatccccagccttcTCTCTTCTTCATAATGGCTTTCTATGTCTTTTACTTCTCTAATACCCTCACTCTGTTTCTCCTTGACTCTCCTATTCCTGTTTTGTTATCTTTCTTTATTGCcgtttctttctgcttttctgtttATCACTCGCTGGCTACTTGCCTTTCTCTCTCTATTCTCTGTCTCTGttcctgttttttctgtttcaagTTCAATggttctctgtctctatctctctgtttctgcctctccATCTGTCTTTTGTTTCTCTTGCATGCAGGGCCCCATACTGTGGATCATGGCAAATCTGAGCCAGCCCTCTGAATTTGTCCTCTTGGGCTTCTCCTCCTTTGGTGAGCTGCAGGCCCTTCTGTATGGCCCCTTCCTCATGCTTTATCTTCTCGCCTTCATGGGAAACACCATCATCATAGTTATGGTCATAGCTGACACCCACCTACATACACCCATGTACTTCTTCCTGGGCAATTTTTCCCTGCTGGAGATCTTGGTAACCATGACTGCAGTGCCCAGGATGCTCTCAGACCTGTTGGTCCCCCACAAAGTCATTACCTTCACTGGCTGCATGGTCCAGTTCTACTTCCACTTTTCCCTGGGTTCCACCTCCTTCCTCATCCTGACAGACATGGCCCTTGATTGCTTTGTGGCCATCTGCCACCCACTGCGCTATGGCACTCTGATGAGCCGGGCTATGTGTGTCCAGCTGGCTGGGGCTGCCTGGGCAGCTCCTTTCCTAGCCATGGTACCCACTGTCCTCTCCCGAGCTCATCTTGATTACTGCCATGGTGACGTCATTAACCACTTCTTCTGTGACAATGCACCTCTCCTGCAGTTGTCATGCTCTGACACTCGCCTGTTGGAATTCTGGGACTTTCTGATGACCTTGGCCTTTGTCCTCACCTCCTTCCTGGTGACCCTCATCTCCTATGGCTACATAGTGACCACTGTGCTGCGGATCCCCTCTGCCAGCAGCCGCCAGAAGGCTTTCTCCACCTGCGGGTCTCACCTCACACTGGTCTTCATCGGCTACAGTAGTACTATCTTTCTGTATGTCAGGCCTGGCAAAGCTCACTCTGTGCAAGTCAGGAAGGTCGTGGCCTTGGTGACTTCAGTTCTCACCCCCTTTCTCAATCCCTTTATCCTTACCTTCTGCAATCAGACAGTTAAAACAGTGCTACAGGGGCAGATGCAGAGGCTGAAAGGCCTTTGCAAGGCACAATGATGAGCCCAGGGCCCAGGGGGACCTGGCCTGCTTCCATTGAGCAGTTCTGTGGGAAGGGAGACCTCCAGCAAGTGGGAAGAACACTGCTGAGTTTCTTTAGATTTTTCCCTCTGAGCAATAACTACAGTGAGCCCTCAGTGCTGCACTGTCTGGCCCAAAGCTCTTATGGACCACCATGGAAGTGTTCCCTACATCCCCTGGCAGCCGTAAGAACTCTGAGAGTAGCCCAGAGCTTTCAGTAAAGGGAAGTGCATGTGCTTTGCATTTAAGGAAGAGCAGCCAAGAAGTGCTCTATGATCAAGAGGTAGTATCCAATCCCAgtatgtgtgcatgggtgtgtatgtgtgtacatatgtgtgtatgtgtgtgcatgttcagGGTGTGCTTCTCTATCACAGTATGCACTGCTGCTGAGTGTATGCACCATAAGTGCTTGGGCTACATGGGATCAAGGGAAGAAGCAAAACTTACCAAAAACAAACTGATTGTTTTtcaatgtgtgtgtgagtgttggGAGGAGGACTGGGTCCTTGTATaattattcatccatttattcattcatttcttcaataTTGAGTAGGctgtgtgtgtcaggcactgtaacAGGTAGAGGGTAGAAAGGTAAAAAAGGCATAAATGGTTCTTAACCTGACAAAGCTCTTGGCCTAAGGAAGGAAAGAGTGATAAATAGCTGTTTCCAGCACAGTGGGGAACGTGCAACAGTGGATTCACAGACGGTGTTATGAGCACACAGGAGAGCAACACTGAGACCAGGAGGAGGCTCAGCGACGGCTTCCTGACAAGATGACACCTGAGTAGCACATTGACTATAAGGTGGACACTGTGAGAGTGCAATTCATCAGGTACCTTTGCATCAGAGAAAGACGAAacagagagaaattaaaacaagataaatCTCCGCTAGTGAGGAATTATGTGGTTTCCAGAGAGGAAATATTCAGagttttagaaagataaaataaactttGCTCCTGTATGATTAGAAACATTCATTTGCCTAAAGGCAAGGGATTGTAATAAACCTAGTAAGTTCACTTATTCAGTCATTATATATCCtattttacacacatacatattatattgtacattacataaaatatgaacattatATTACATTCACATATGTGTGGGTATAAAATTCTTGAAAATCTATTAGGTCCCGTGCTGTCTTTGGAGTTAAACATCAGTTCCACTGTCCTCCCTCCTCCAACTATagcctgaaatttttaaaatcttccagTTACTTTGACCTCAGGATCATGGTGTTCCCTTAGCTTTTGCCCATGCAGAATTTTCTAAAGTAGCCCCAATTTAAGTTGTTTTGACACACTGTTTCTGTAAGTACACTTTAATTTACCGAACTCCATATCCCAATTTGTGAAATATAAACTACAACCAGGAGTTTATTCGTAGCTACACTTActtgaaaacaataaaactactAATTTATCACAAATGTCAAGCATTTAAAAAACCCactatgggccgggcgcggtggctcacgcctgtaatcccagcactttgggaggccgaggtgggcggatcacgaggtcaggagatcgagaccacggtgaaaccccatctctactaaaaatacaaaaaattagccgggcgcagtggcgggcgcctgtagtcccagctactcgggaggctgaggcaggagaatggcgtgaacccgggaggtggagcttgcagtgagccgagattgcaccactgcactccagcctgggcgacagagcgagactccgtctcaaaaaaaaaaaaaaaaaaaaaaaaaaaaaaaaaaaacccactatgtGGAAATGAATGAGGTAAGCTCATTTGGAGCTTGAGAGATGCAGCTTGCTTACCAACCCATTGGTTCTCCTTGTGACCTCCTCTTACCCCAAGCTAACTCCTTCCTAAATGAGGCACCCCTTTCTCTGGCTTTCTGAAagtgtctttctttcttgctgAGATACCCCTCAGCCAAGTCGGAGGGTCTTTTCACGTTCCTAGTTTCAGTTTCTGGACCAAAATTTTGCTTGTTCTTTAATTACATAACAGAGCAATGATTCTGTTGTTTGCAGTTGCTATTGAATGAATTGATGTTTTTTGCCTCTGTTTATTCTCTGCTTGCTACCTAGAAAAGTATTTGTAGAGTAAATGAAAGAAGGATGAGTAAATTAAGAATAATTCTACTAACAATATCTTACTTTTGTATACTTTTCATACTTTACGAAccacttttacatatattttccatTTGGTTTTACCCTCATAGtaattcaattaaataaatattcactgatcACCCATCATGAGCAAAACACTCcactcagcagtggctgttgAAGATGAAAGAAATGTGGAGTCTGACTTCAAGGGGTTCCATGTActgagagaaatttaaaagtgTGGTTAATTTCAATAAGGTGTTTTCCTATAGAGTATGAGAGCTCGGAAGGAAAATTTCTGATTCTGAAACTGCAGCAAGCGGTGTTCCCGACCTGCTTTAGCGGGTAAGGGAAACATGGCTGAGAGGAAGAATGAGTTGGTCAAAGAAATTGCAGAACCGACAGCAGGATCTGGTTCTTCAAACCTTTTTTTCCATCTCCCCatctttggaattttctttttccatctgaATTAAAAGTTGGGTTAATTCAAAGTTGGAACCTCCAGGATCTGAAGCTGCTCAGTTTTGCCTCCTCTACACCCTTACTGAGCACATATCTATCAAGATTCTACAAGTTTGTAGACTTGTAATGACAACAATTCTAGTAACCCCTTCCTCATAGTAATTGCACATTTAGTATCCATCACTTGAAAGAAACACATATTGGCAGAAAGCAAGTATAGATTCAATGTTACTTTTAAAGATTTGTGTTTCAATATCAAAGGCATAGAagcaacctagatgcccatcaatggtggattggataaagaaaatatggtacatatacattatggaatactatgcatccataaaaaagagtgagggcatgtcctttgcagcaactcagatggagctggaagccattttcctaagcaaattaagacaaaaacaaaaaaccaaataccacatcttctcttataaatgggagctaaacattgagtatacatggacacaaagaagggtaTAATAGACACTGGAacctacttgaggatggagggagggaggagggtgaggattgaaaaactatcaggtattatgctgattacttgggtgacaaagctatctgtacaccaaacctcagcaacatgcaatttaaccaggtaacaaacttgcacatgtaccccttgaacccagaataaaagttggaaagaaggaaaaaaagatttgtattttatttatcacCACTATTTCCACAAACATTTGAAATAGAGCAAATAATACCTACACatgtaagatatttttattttgaataaatattttgattCTGTTCATATACAATGTTAATTATACAGTGGATTCACAGTCCCTTTGCTATGACATCATTTTCCCTGGGAGGTGAGAACAGTTGATGTGGTTGTTTGTCTATGTAAGGTTGTTGGATGTAGATGCACAGATGGCAACAGCCTTTCCACTTCATAGAAGTGGCTTACACTGGAACCTAATTTCAGGGTGGTAGGAGGGCAAGGTTGCTTTCAATACCCAGAACTAATTTAAGTGTGGGCGAAATCATGACAGGATTTCGTGAAACTAAAATGTTTTCCCTGGCCCCAAATATCTTCCCACACACCCTTCATTTGTCTGGCATCCTAGTTCTAAATGGCTAACCCAAGAATCCATTCTCACACACGTATATCCCAGTGGGAAGCCAAaaaaatggatttattttttccagttgGGAGGATTAGAGAGCAAGAAATTGAGGGTATTAAAGTTTTTGAAGAAGGAAGACAAAGGCATATAATCACTTTTCAAAGGAAAGTCAGGCCTGGGTCTTGCGGTGGTTGGTAGCAACATCAAGACCCAGCACAGGTGGGATTTTAGGAGTGGTGAGGTGAAAAACCCTCTGGGTCAAACTAAGAAAATGTCAGTGTTGCCTATAGTGGACTAGATTCATATGAATCTAATTCACTAATTCTTTCAGCACTAGGTTTTCTGATGTACATATGTTTTTTCAACAATGCCTGACGGGTACTGAGGAATGGTGGTCGTGGCTCAGTGGTCTGATAGTAAATGTTTAGCCACCTCTCTCCATTTGCTGACTTCTAGCATTTGCCAACTTCCTGGTGTCAATATTTTCACCATGTCCAGTTTTAAGCTACCGAGATGACATCTGAAGTTGGAGTTAGGGAAAGATGCCCCACCATGCAGCCCCATACAGTATTTCCACCACACTGAGACAGGTGGCCTAAATAACCTCAATCTCATGGGCAAAAGTACAATATAGCAAAGTAATTAGGAGTTTTGAATATGAATCACCTTTGTTTTTAGCATAACTTATTTGATTTTGAGTTTctgttatctaattttttttatcatgccTGTGTTTAATTCCTGCCAATTTAACAGTTGatttccaggcatttccatacatcctctgaaatctaggcagaggttcccaaagctcaactcttgtcttctgccacatcacgtggaagctgccaatgcttggggtttgcaccctctgaagcaatgaacTGAGCTGTACCTTCTTTCCTTTTAGCCAtgactggagctggagtggctgggatgcagggcaccaagtcctgatgCTGCgcagagcagcagggccctgggcctggcccattaactatttttccctcctaggcctctgggctgtGATGAAagaggctgctgtgaaggtctctgatgtGTCCTgtaaacattttccccattgccttggCTACTAACATTTGggtcctcatctccatctgagaccacctcagcctggacttcattgtccatatcactatcagcattttggtcaaaatcattcaacaagtctctaggaatttccaaactttcccataccttcccatcttcttctgagccctccaaactgttccagcctctgccagtTAGCCAGTTCCAAAGTCCCTTCCACATTCTCAGGAGTCTTGTAGCAATGCCCCAGTATGGGTTCTCCAGGAGGCTCCAGAACATCACTAGCATCCTACCTCTGGGTTTCCCTTAGATCCTGCTCCCCAGTCAATGTTGCATTGCTGTCATTCTCCTTCTCTTGAGTTAGACACCTGCCAAGTCCTATGGAGGTAAAGCTCATGGCATTGCCCTTATAAGGGaacttatgaattattttatcTGATAGACACAGGATCCTCCATATATGAGGGGACTTGGCTTCTTCACTAGCAGCTGGGCAGCTCACCACTCACACTTGTGTTTCTGCCACTTCCCTCACTCAGTGGACAATTCACCCAGAAGTTTTTGGGTTACCCAGCCCTGGGGGTGAGTCCAAAGGACTGTATATGAGGCCCTTGTCCTTGTCATGGAGGAAGTTGGCTGTGATCTAAGGAGAGGGGACACCACAgatttccttccctctcctccacaGACACAGAAGGCAAATCCCCCCATTCTCCACCTCATCCCCATGCCTCCCTTTTGTTGGAGGACCCGACCAAACCAGCCTTAAAGGGGTATAACATGTGACTAATTCAGCTGCTGGCAGAGAGGGAAATCAAGCATTTCAGAAAAGCTAAGATCTCTGAACTTACTTAGGTTTTTTGCAAAATTAAAGGCAATACAGTTTCAGTGCTGAAGATAAATAGCACCTTTGGTGACTACAATATGATTGCCCTAGGCAAGCAGAGATTTCTACACTTATGTACACACTGAAGTTTGTTGTTATCAAATATGCCCTGTTATTTCAGTGAGTACAGCATCTTGCAGAGGACACTTACGGGTCCCCTGGGGGGCTTGGGTCTGATTAGTGATGATACCCATGGCCAATCTCCAGAAATCCACTCATTAATCTTGTCTCTTTAGGCTTTGGTTGTCTACACAATATACCATTTTATGCCTATGTTATTTTACACACTCAGTTGCCTCTCTCAGGAATTCACTTTTCCTCTTCTTAGCCTATAAAACTGTTCTTTGGACCTCAAAAAGTCATTTCAGCGTAACTTTCAacttaatcaaaagaaatgagGCATTCCCCAAGAGCCTTCAGGAACTCAGAGGAAGTCACACTGAGGTTTGATATAAGGATTTCTTCTTAAGATTTGAACCATGCAGTGAAGAAAGGGGCTTCCTCCCACAGCTGGGAATGGTCCATCTCTGGACTTGGTTCAATGCAGTTTTGTCTATGTGTGGGTTCTGAGCTCCTTATGTTAGGTGTTGTGCCTTATAGATCTTTGTTTTTCCGGTACCTAGaatatagtaggtgttcaataaatgctagctgTCATTGATCATGAGGTTTATGTAAATTTGGAACATGAGTTAGCACGATAACCTAAACATGGAATGCCATCTTAGTTGATGGTAAGAAATGCAGTCAACAGAGCAAGAGGAAAGATTTTCCACTACACTACATCTCAGTTAGTTGTCTAAACTAGTACGTCAAAGTCAGTTCCAAGATGTACCTAACAGGAACCAAACAAAGCAATGCAGAAGGCAAGAGTTCTAGAAACGGTTTGATGCAACCTCCTATTTGTAAACCTGAATATTTTGGAGGGGAATGTGTAGATATCTTTGCTTACCTGCTAGTCTGCCTGCATAACTGAAAAAGGCAGAACTTGGACAATGGGTGAAGGTTAGAGGACGTCACATTGAGGTTTGACATAAggatttcttcttaaaatttagAACCATGCAGTGAAGAAAGGGGCTGCCTCCCACCGCTGGGCATGCTCCATCCCTGGACTTGGTTCAAGCAGAGTCCCTAAGCCAGTCTGATCAGTGTGTTGCAGTGGGGATGCCTGCACTGAGACGGAGGGAGGCAGGCCTGCATGACCTACAAACTCCCTTGCAATTCCATGAAGCTGTGGTTTACTTACATCATGTCTTAAACCTGAGGAGCCTTTTATAACAGCTACTTTGATTTGGAACTGGAATCCCAAGATTCCTCCCAGCAAGttgcaagatttttaaaaaattattttttcgtTTCTATCTATCCAGGAGTCTCAATTGCCATTGTGCACATTGACATCCCTGCCACATTAAGACAAATGTCTGGAACCAATATATCTAGACATCTCTAGGTGACGTCCACATAGAATTCTAACAGTGAGTCAGAGGCTGGGCCATTGATTGAAGTCACTCAAGAAGCTTAAAGTCAGACTAGGATGAGAGTCTTCAGGGTCTTTATCCTGGTTACTACTGTCTCCGGAAATGGGACCTGGGATAAAGGTCACTAAGGAATGATGGATCCAACAATAGCAAATGTGTCCCCAAATTCCCTCTTCCAATGCCCTTCACGTTGTTGAGATTGGAACAAGGCCTTTCTTATACAATTTATTGTTTGAAAACTCTACCAGCAAATTGTCTAGCTCAGCATTACTCAGATATTAATGTGCATAGGAATCACCCGGGGATCTGCAAAAACGCAGATTCTGATCTAGGAGGTCTcaggtggggcctgagattctgcatctcCAATAAGCTCCCAGGAGATGTCAGTGCTGTTTCAAGCATCACACTTTGAAGAGCAAAGAACCACAGGCAAGGCTGTGGGGCAGGTCACGCTGCATGACGCTGGATTCCATGGGGGTGATTGCTG
This genomic interval from Gorilla gorilla gorilla isolate KB3781 chromosome 6, NHGRI_mGorGor1-v2.1_pri, whole genome shotgun sequence contains the following:
- the OR6V1 gene encoding olfactory receptor 6V1 — translated: MANLSQPSEFVLLGFSSFGELQALLYGPFLMLYLLAFMGNTIIIVMVIADTHLHTPMYFFLGNFSLLEILVTMTAVPRMLSDLLVPHKVITFTGCMVQFYFHFSLGSTSFLILTDMALDCFVAICHPLRYGTLMSRAMCVQLAGAAWAAPFLAMVPTVLSRAHLDYCHGDVINHFFCDNAPLLQLSCSDTRLLEFWDFLMTLAFVLTSFLVTLISYGYIVTTVLRIPSASSRQKAFSTCGSHLTLVFIGYSSTIFLYVRPGKAHSVQVRKVVALVTSVLTPFLNPFILTFCNQTVKTVLQGQMQRLKGLCKAQ